The following coding sequences are from one Sesamum indicum cultivar Zhongzhi No. 13 linkage group LG11, S_indicum_v1.0, whole genome shotgun sequence window:
- the LOC105173144 gene encoding uncharacterized protein LOC105173144, which yields MSRDNWERLVAAVRLVAAALRKAQLWEMFHDHSRSSSHSTISSDLSSNSSNENLVFASNNLESHHVPSTMIPSFSRAQLRFVRCPKCASILPLTGYPIYRCGGCDSYKTVQQKKSNLTVNGHPIPDRLVKKAEKVAGPIQPWDYWYDFRAGFWGVMGGRALGIIPPFIQEFNYPMPAHCSGGNTGIFVNGRELHQRDLDLLHGRGLPTDRGKSYTIEMSGRVLDEQTGEELHLGKLAPTVEKVKHGFGMKVPRFYEV from the exons ATGTCTAGGGATAACTGGGAGAGGCTGGTCGCAGCAGTGAGGCTGGTGGCAGCAGCGCTGCGGAAAGCGCAGCTCTGGGAAATGTTTCATGACCACTCCAGGAGTTCATCCCACAGCACCATTTCATCTGATCTGAGTTCGAATTCAAGTAATGAGAATCTTGT TTTTGCCTCTAACAATTTGGAATCTCACCATGTACCTTCAACGATGATCCCATCCTTTTCTCGAG CACAATTACGTTTTGTTCGTTGCCCAAAGTGTGCGAGTATCCTTCCACTCACAGGTTACCCAATTTACCGATGCGGTGGCTGTG ATTCATATAAAACAGTTCAGCAGAAAAAATCCAACCTGACTGTAAATGGGCATCCAATACCTGATCGATTAGTTAAGAAAGCTGAAAAAGTTGCTGGACCCATCCAGCCCTGGGATTACTG GTATGATTTTCGAGCTGGATTCTGGGGTGTTATGGGAGGTCGTGCTCTTGGCATAATTCCT CCATTTATTCAGGAATTTAACTATCCTATGCCAGCACATTGTTCTGGTGGTAACACTGGTATATTCGTAAATGGTAGAGAGCTCCATCAAAGAGATCTGGATCTGCTGCATGGCAGAGGCCTCCCAACCGATAGAGGTAAATCATACACCATTGAGATGTCTGGCAGAGTCCTTGATGAGCAGACTGGTGAGGAGCTCCACTTAGGCAAACTTGCTCCAAC TGTGGAGAAGGTGAAGCATGGATTTGGCATGAAAGTTCCACGTTTTTATGAGGTGTAA
- the LOC105173100 gene encoding jasmonic acid-amido synthetase JAR1: MLEKMGDKLDAEAIIQEFESLSMDAGRVQRETLKKILEDNGETEYLLKWGLNGRTDPDSFSDCVPIVTHMDLEPYIQRIADGEKSSILTGKPISTISLSSGTTQGKPKYVPFNDELIGCTMKMYKTSFSFRNREYPIGNGKALQFIYASKQFITKGGLNAATATTNVYRNEEFKKTMTAIQMPCCSPDEVIFGDNFHHSLYCHLLCGLIFRDEVEVVSSTFAHSIVLAFQTFEQVWKELVADIRDGSLSSRITSKSIQSAMAKLLKPDPELADTIYNKCLGLSNWYGLIPELFPNAKYVHGIMTGSMEPYLKKLRHYAGELPLLSADYGASEGWIGVNINPKLPPELASFAVRPDNAYFEFIPLENNLNSLEVTVEPRPVGLTEVQVGKEYEVIITNFAGLYRYRLGDVVKVRGFHKSTPELQFICRKNLLLNINIDKNTEKDLQLAVATAANLLAEEKLEIVDFTSLADLSTEPGHYVIFWEISGNADDELLQKCCNCLDGAFLDAGYVSSRKVNAIGALELRILMRGTFHKIMENFVQLGAAANQFKTPRCVGPTNNKVLEILSDNVVKSYFSTAFG, encoded by the exons ATGTTGGAGAAAATGGGAGACAAGCTTGATGCTGAGGCAATCATCCAAGAATTCGAGTCATTGTCGATGGATGCAGGGAGAGTTCAGAGGGAGACTCTGAAGAAGATCTTGGAAGACAATGGTGAAACAGAGTATTTGCTGAAATGGGGTCTCAATGGAAGAACTGATCCTGATAGTTTCAGCGATTGTGTTCCCATTGTCACTCACATGGACCTGGAACCTTACATTCAGCGAATTGCTGACGGTGAAAAATCATCCATTCTCACTGGAAAACCGATATCTACTATTTCATTGAG TTCTGGTACCACTCAAGGAAAGCCAAAATATGTACCGTTCAACGACGAATTGATTGGATGCACCATGAAAATGTACAAAACTTCCTTTTCCTTCAGAAACAG AGAATATCCAATTGGGAATGGCAAGGCATTGCAATTCATTTATGCTAGCAAGCAATTCATAACAAAAGGGGGTCTAAATGCTGCCACTGCGACTACTAACGTGTACCGGAACGAAGAGTTCAAGAAAACGATGACGGCAATCCAAATGCCATGTTGCAGCCCCGACGAAGTGATTTTTGGTGATAATTTTCACCACTCATTATATTGTCATCTCTTGTGTGGCCTGATTTTCCGGGACGAAGTGGAAGTCGTGTCGTCCACATTCGCGCACAGCATTGTGCTTGCTTTCCAAACTTTTGAACAGGTTTGGAAAGAACTTGTTGCTGATATCCGAGATGGGTCTCTAAGCAGCCGAATCACATCGAAATCTATTCAATCAGCTATGGCGAAGCTGCTCAAGCCAGACCCTGAATTGGCCGACACAATTTACAACAAGTGCTTGGGACTGAGCAACTGGTATGGATTGATCCCAGAGCTTTTCCCAAATGCCAAGTACGTGCACGGGATTATGACAGGGTCGATGGAACCTTACCTTAAGAAACTGAGACACTATGCTGGGGAGCTACCTTTGCTTAGTGCAGATTATGGAGCTTCTGAAGGATGGATTGGAGTAAATATCAACCCAAAACTACCACCAGAGTTGGCCTCATTTGCTGTGCGTCCTGATAATGCTTATTTCGAATTTATCCCTTTGGAAAATAATCTAAATTCGCTAGAAGTGACGGTAGAGCCCCGGCCTGTTGGGCTAACTGAAGTCCAGGTGGGCAAAGAATATGAGGTCATTATCACCAACTTTGCAG GTTTGTACCGTTATAGGTTGGGAGACGTAGTTAAGGTCCGAGGCTTCCACAAATCCACTCCGGAGCTCCAATTCATTTGCAGGAAAAATCTTCTTCTCAACATAAACATCGACAAGAACACTGAGAAGGATTTACAATTAGCTGTAGCAACAGCGGCCAATCTGCTAGCTGAGGAAAAGCTGGAAATTGTCGACTTCACAAGCTTAGCGGATTTATCAACAGAACCAGGCCACTATGTCATCTTCTGGGAGATAAGTGGAAATGCAGATGATGAGCTTCTGCAGAAATGCTGCAACTGTTTGGACGGTGCATTCCTGGATGCAGGATACGTGAGCTCCCGAAAGGTCAACGCCATCGGGGCCCTGGAACTCCGAATCTTGATGAGGGGAACATTCCACAAGATCATGGAAAACTTTGTACAATTAGGAGCTGCTGCTAACCAGTTCAAAACTCCACGGTGCGTGGGGCCAACGAACAATAAAGTGCTCGAAATACTGTCCGATAATGTTGTCAAGAGCTACTTTAGCACCGCATTTGGTTGA
- the LOC105173099 gene encoding protein trichome birefringence-like 25, with amino-acid sequence MKQLSGNIQMKTFSSVLVKFAVCFLVLGLAYRLFSSSLFQFSPVFVGNDEKPGLRVDKTMPPQVVAEPPPEITDDPFLNLDDHAPENVTEKCNLFLGDWVPEPNGPMYTNTTCQTIEAPQNCMKNGRPDSDYIYWRWKPRDCNLPKFDPNKFLNIMRKKSMAFIGDSIMRNHVQSLLCMLSKVEKAVDIYHDEAYRNRRWSFPSYKFTVSLFWSPFLTKAHTFEDDNGVSTGLIQLHLDELDTLWTKQIENLDYVIVAGGKWFLKSALYYENNTLVGCHNCHNANITQLGFQYAYRKAINSVLKFIICSKKKAFTLFRTLVPDHFENGEWNTGGYCNRTRPFKEGEIEINDTDEIMRRVELEEFQSAAAEIGSANSMNLELFDATLLSLLRPDGHPGVYRQFHPNARIDKHAKIQNDCLHWCLPGPIDSWNDLMLEMLLKDKN; translated from the exons ATGAAGCAACTGAGTGGTAATATTCAGATGAAGACATTTTCATCAGTTTTGGTGAAATTTGCTGTGTGTTTTCTGGTCTTGGGCCTTGCTTATCGCCTCTTCTCGTCAAGTTTATTTCAGTTCTCACCTGTTTTTGTGGGTAATGATGAGAAGCCCGGGTTGAGAGTGGACAAGACTATGCCACCCCAGGTTGTGGCTGAGCCACCGCCTGAAATCACTGATGATCCTTTTCTGAATCTCGATGATCATGCTCCAGAAAATG TCACAGAAAAGTGCAACTTATTTTTAGGAGATTGGGTTCCTGAACCTAATGGCCCAATGTACACAAACACCACTTGCCAAACTATTGAAGCCCCTCAGAATTGTATGAAGAACGGACGGCCAGATTCGGATTACATCTACTGGAGGTGGAAACCAAGGGACTGCAATCTACCCAAGTTTGATCCAAACAAGTTTCTTAATATAATGCGAAAAAAATCAATGGCCTTTATCGGTGATTCAATTATGCGTAATCATGTTCAGTCGTTGCTCTGTATGCTCTCAAAG GTCGAGAAAGCTGTAGACATCTACCATGATGAAGCATACAGAAACAGAAGATGGTCTTTCCCCTCATACAAGTTCACTGTCTCATTGTTCTGGTCGCCTTTCCTCACCAAAGCGCATACTTTCGAGGATGATAACGGAGTTTCAACGGGCTTAATCCAGCTTCATCTTGATGAGCTGGACACATTATGGACAAAGCAAATCGAGAATCTTGATTATGTAATAGTTGCTGGAGGAAAATGGTTCCTCAAATCTGCACTCTACTATGAGAACAACACTTTGGTGGGCTGCCATAACTGTCACAATGCAAACATAACTCAGCTGGGATTCCAGTATGCCTACAGAAAAGCCATAAACTCAGTGTTGAAATTCATCATCTGCTCAAAGAAGAAGGCGTTCACGCTGTTCAGAACTTTGGTTCCCGATCACTTTGAGAATGGAGAGTGGAATACAGGTGGTTATTGCAACCGAACGAGACCATTCAAAGAGGGGGAGATTGAGATTAATGATACAGATGAAATTATGAGAAGAGTTGAACTTGAAGAATTTCAGAGCGCAGCAGCAGAAATAGGGTCGGCAAACTCAATGAATTTGGAGCTATTTGACGCAACGCTTTTGTCGCTCCTGAGACCTGATGGTCATCCGGGGGTTTACCGGCAATTCCATCCTAATGCCAGGATAGACAAACATGCAAAGATCCAGAATGACTGTTTACATTGGTGCTTGCCGGGGCCTATAGACTCTTGGAATGACTTGATGCTGGAAATGCTTCTGAAAGACAAAAACTGA